In one window of Tumebacillus algifaecis DNA:
- a CDS encoding 5-formyltetrahydrofolate cyclo-ligase → MEKKELRQRLLAERQAMSLAERTPLDRAILQRLTALPEVQAAKTILLYLDFRGEVESDGMIEACLAAGKTVCAPVTIKAERKMIPVLVSSLQELRAGAYGIREPIYHPEAVVPVTEIDLVVLPGVGFDRSGGRLGYGGGYYDRFLPTLRPDVTKIAVAYELQVVDQIPIEPHDTMLDLLVTENGVWRRV, encoded by the coding sequence ATGGAGAAAAAGGAACTGCGCCAACGCCTGCTCGCCGAGCGGCAAGCGATGAGCTTAGCAGAACGCACCCCGCTCGATCGGGCGATTTTACAGCGTCTGACAGCACTGCCCGAGGTGCAGGCGGCCAAGACGATCCTGCTCTACCTCGACTTTCGCGGCGAAGTGGAGTCGGACGGCATGATCGAAGCGTGCCTTGCTGCGGGCAAGACGGTCTGTGCGCCCGTCACGATCAAAGCGGAGCGCAAGATGATTCCGGTGCTCGTCAGCTCCTTGCAGGAATTGCGCGCCGGGGCGTACGGCATCCGCGAACCGATCTATCACCCCGAAGCTGTCGTTCCTGTCACAGAGATCGACCTCGTGGTCCTGCCGGGCGTTGGATTTGACCGCTCGGGCGGGCGGCTCGGGTACGGCGGTGGCTATTATGACCGCTTTCTGCCGACCTTGCGCCCAGACGTCACCAAAATTGCGGTCGCTTATGAGCTGCAAGTGGTCGATCAGATTCCGATCGAGCCGCATGACACCATGTTGGATCTGTTGGTGACCGAAAATGGGGTCTGGCGCCGGGTCTAA
- a CDS encoding phosphatase PAP2 family protein, with the protein MQKDMLLWIQGFAASWLDTLMIAFSFVGDEEFYVATVPLIYYLISKRAGVRLAIVLAMSTFVNYALKVFFNAPRPIGVEGIRSLYVESAPSMSFPSGHAQGSATYWGYLATQVRKPWFYGLAGFMVLSIMLSRLYLGVHWPIDVAAGLVFGLLFVAGMVWADGRMTERPLSFGVKLALGIALPLLLLLVYHEADGRKMVGFLLGCWSGYVLESHTIRMALPKSIWQRILPSLVGVAILFGLRALLKDVLPLSAPWDLVRYLLVGLTATLAIPWLFVKLRWYPRGTA; encoded by the coding sequence TTGCAAAAGGACATGTTGCTCTGGATACAGGGCTTTGCGGCATCTTGGCTGGATACGCTGATGATCGCGTTCTCCTTTGTCGGCGATGAAGAATTTTATGTGGCGACAGTACCGCTGATCTACTATTTGATCTCGAAGCGGGCCGGCGTGCGGCTGGCGATCGTGCTCGCCATGTCAACATTTGTGAACTATGCGCTGAAGGTCTTTTTCAACGCGCCGCGCCCGATCGGCGTGGAAGGGATTCGGAGCCTCTATGTGGAGTCAGCTCCGAGCATGTCGTTTCCAAGCGGCCATGCGCAAGGTTCGGCGACCTATTGGGGGTATTTGGCGACACAGGTCAGAAAGCCTTGGTTCTACGGCCTCGCCGGATTCATGGTGCTGTCGATCATGCTGTCCCGCCTGTACTTAGGCGTGCACTGGCCGATCGACGTCGCCGCCGGATTGGTCTTTGGCCTGCTGTTTGTGGCGGGCATGGTCTGGGCGGATGGCCGCATGACCGAACGCCCGCTGTCTTTTGGCGTGAAATTGGCGCTGGGGATCGCCTTGCCGCTGCTCTTGCTGTTGGTCTATCACGAGGCGGACGGTCGGAAGATGGTCGGCTTTTTGCTCGGCTGTTGGAGCGGGTATGTGCTGGAATCGCACACGATTCGCATGGCCTTGCCGAAGTCGATCTGGCAGCGCATCCTGCCTTCACTGGTCGGGGTCGCCATCTTGTTCGGTCTGCGCGCCCTGCTCAAAGATGTGCTCCCGCTCAGCGCTCCGTGGGATTTGGTGCGCTACTTGTTGGTGGGGCTTACTGCAACGCTTGCGATCCCCTGGTTGTTCGTCAAACTGCGCTGGTATCCGCGCGGGACTGCATAA
- a CDS encoding ABC-F family ATP-binding cassette domain-containing protein: MILVQANDIKKSYGTDVILDSVSIVVQDRERVGLIGPNGAGKSTFLKIIADEISADSGTIHKSKETTIGYLAQTSQISSEQTIWNEMITVFADVYRLEAKMRELEQRMADPAYYEDETKYGQLTDEYARLQQEFTDQNGYAAEAKVRSILHGLDFPEAMHSRLVNSLSGGQKTRLQLGKLLITQPDLLILDEPTNYLDIKTLTWLEDYLKTYPGALLMVSHDRYFLDSLINVIYEMERGRTKRWRGNYSDYLEQKSADLAQQQKRYDQQQTEIAKLEDFVSRNIARATTTKRAQSRRKMLEKIERIDRPTLTQEQAHFSFNIDKQSGNEVLVVEDVSLGYTDKVLSHNLNLNAYRGERIALIGPNGIGKTTLLKAINGRLKQLSGRIKLGTNVSLGYYTQEQEDLTPSKSVLNEVWDTYRTLEQTRVRTVLGNFLFTGDDVTKPIAALSGGEKSRVALAKLMLLNANFLILDEPTNHLDLLSKEVLENALDNYPGTLLFISHDRYFVNRLATRVVELAEDGITSYLGNYDDYVEKKAELELERKEREAATAVTGNKQQPEAPVDDYQLRRQQDKEQKRLLKKRLERLANVEARIAELEEMIGTLEAELCLPEVFNDHVLAADKNAALEAAQTELESLMEEWAELEAAGEE, encoded by the coding sequence ATGATTCTCGTGCAAGCGAATGACATAAAGAAATCGTACGGAACGGACGTGATCTTGGACAGTGTGTCGATCGTCGTGCAGGACCGCGAGCGGGTCGGGCTGATCGGTCCGAACGGGGCAGGGAAATCGACGTTTTTGAAAATTATCGCCGACGAAATTAGCGCCGACTCGGGCACGATTCACAAGTCCAAAGAGACGACGATCGGCTATTTGGCGCAAACTTCGCAGATCAGCTCGGAACAGACGATCTGGAACGAGATGATCACCGTCTTTGCTGATGTCTACCGCCTTGAAGCGAAGATGCGCGAGTTGGAGCAACGCATGGCCGACCCGGCTTATTACGAAGATGAGACCAAGTACGGACAGCTCACCGACGAGTACGCCCGACTGCAACAGGAGTTTACCGACCAGAACGGCTATGCGGCCGAAGCGAAAGTGCGGTCGATTCTGCACGGACTCGATTTTCCCGAAGCGATGCACAGCCGCTTGGTCAACTCGTTGTCGGGTGGGCAAAAAACGCGCCTTCAGCTCGGCAAGCTGTTGATCACACAGCCCGATCTGTTGATTTTGGACGAGCCGACCAACTATTTGGACATCAAGACGCTGACCTGGCTCGAAGACTATTTGAAAACCTATCCCGGCGCCCTGCTGATGGTATCGCATGATCGCTATTTTCTCGATTCGCTGATCAATGTGATCTATGAGATGGAACGCGGGCGGACCAAACGTTGGAGAGGCAACTACTCCGATTATCTGGAGCAGAAGTCGGCCGACCTCGCCCAGCAACAAAAGCGCTACGACCAACAGCAGACGGAGATCGCCAAGCTCGAAGACTTCGTGAGCCGCAACATCGCCCGCGCCACGACGACCAAGCGTGCGCAAAGCCGCCGCAAGATGCTGGAGAAAATCGAGCGTATCGACCGCCCGACACTGACTCAGGAGCAGGCCCACTTTTCGTTCAACATCGACAAGCAAAGCGGCAACGAAGTGCTCGTCGTGGAAGATGTCTCGCTCGGCTACACAGACAAGGTGTTGTCACACAACCTCAACCTCAACGCCTACCGCGGAGAGCGCATCGCCTTGATCGGGCCGAACGGAATCGGCAAGACGACCTTGCTCAAAGCGATCAATGGCCGCTTGAAGCAACTGAGCGGTCGGATCAAGCTGGGCACGAACGTGTCGCTCGGCTACTACACGCAGGAGCAGGAAGACCTGACGCCGAGCAAGAGCGTGTTGAATGAAGTCTGGGATACGTACCGCACCTTGGAACAGACGCGGGTGCGGACGGTGCTTGGCAACTTCCTGTTCACTGGCGACGATGTGACCAAGCCGATCGCCGCTCTGTCCGGCGGTGAGAAAAGTCGAGTGGCGCTGGCCAAGCTGATGTTGCTCAATGCGAATTTTCTGATCCTCGACGAGCCGACCAACCACCTCGATCTGCTCAGCAAAGAAGTGTTGGAAAATGCGCTCGACAACTATCCGGGCACGCTGTTGTTCATCTCGCATGACCGCTATTTTGTGAACCGACTGGCGACGCGCGTCGTGGAGTTGGCCGAAGATGGCATCACCTCCTACCTCGGCAACTACGACGACTATGTGGAGAAGAAGGCAGAACTGGAATTGGAGCGCAAAGAGCGTGAAGCGGCGACCGCCGTCACGGGAAACAAGCAACAACCGGAGGCTCCCGTTGACGACTACCAACTGCGCCGTCAACAGGATAAAGAGCAGAAGCGCCTGTTGAAAAAGCGTCTGGAACGCCTCGCAAACGTCGAAGCTCGCATCGCGGAACTGGAAGAGATGATCGGCACGCTTGAAGCGGAGCTCTGCCTCCCCGAAGTGTTCAACGACCATGTCCTCGCCGCCGACAAAAACGCCGCTCTCGAAGCGGCTCAGACCGAGCTCGAATCGTTGATGGAAGAATGGGCTGAGCTTGAAGCGGCCGGAGAAGAGTGA
- a CDS encoding MFS transporter, whose protein sequence is MAVKQNSKAYLYVNALSELGVRMDLIAMGALVLVATNGSALWLSALLLSGVLGGFLSSLVSGVVADRFERRKIMIVSDLLRAGLISMLIFAPEPWLILLVRFLIGICSSFFEVSYRAELPEIFGRERVLEINALVSRLSSIAMVIGFLCGGFLYELLGYQAVFLFDALSFLVSAFFLYRVNWNKVESQPLGAKVLSLRNDFREVLSYLKLHPVLFTVFFVYVVDTFGSASHNLGIPLLAEGVDPERQAMYYGLFWSIWGAGNVLSSILIPKLAILRKNLVYTYFYATFGMSFGFILFLSSTTVPWILCFGFLTGLFDAVSVTSKATILQQSDNAIRGRIMGVSGFLNRTGFGIGFLVAPHVLEAFSLPVMVMIFHGTIILSLLLGLGNLRRKAGKQNLSL, encoded by the coding sequence ATGGCTGTAAAGCAAAATAGTAAAGCTTATCTGTATGTCAACGCCCTGTCCGAATTGGGCGTGCGGATGGATTTGATCGCGATGGGGGCTTTGGTGCTGGTCGCGACAAATGGGAGTGCGCTGTGGCTGTCCGCTCTGTTGCTCTCCGGGGTGCTCGGCGGATTTTTATCCAGTTTGGTCTCTGGGGTGGTCGCAGATCGGTTCGAGCGGCGGAAGATCATGATCGTGAGCGACCTTCTGCGCGCGGGTCTGATCTCGATGCTCATCTTTGCACCTGAGCCGTGGTTGATCTTGCTGGTGCGCTTTTTGATCGGGATCTGCTCCTCGTTTTTCGAAGTCTCCTACCGCGCAGAATTGCCTGAAATTTTCGGCAGGGAGCGGGTGTTGGAGATCAACGCGCTCGTCTCACGGCTCAGTTCGATTGCGATGGTGATCGGATTTCTCTGCGGCGGCTTTTTGTATGAGCTGTTGGGCTATCAGGCCGTCTTTCTGTTTGATGCTCTGTCGTTCTTGGTGTCGGCCTTCTTTTTGTACCGCGTCAACTGGAACAAGGTGGAGTCGCAACCGCTCGGCGCGAAAGTCCTTTCCTTGCGCAATGATTTCCGCGAAGTGCTCTCCTACTTGAAACTGCACCCGGTGCTGTTCACCGTGTTCTTCGTCTATGTGGTGGACACGTTCGGCTCTGCTTCACACAACCTCGGCATCCCGCTGTTGGCCGAAGGAGTCGATCCGGAGCGGCAAGCGATGTACTATGGCCTGTTCTGGTCGATCTGGGGAGCTGGCAACGTCCTCTCCTCGATCTTGATCCCCAAGCTCGCCATTTTGCGGAAAAATCTCGTCTACACCTACTTTTACGCAACGTTTGGCATGTCGTTTGGGTTCATCCTGTTTCTGTCCTCCACCACGGTGCCTTGGATTCTCTGTTTCGGCTTCCTGACCGGACTGTTCGATGCGGTCTCGGTCACCTCGAAAGCGACGATTCTTCAACAGAGTGACAATGCGATCCGCGGCCGGATCATGGGCGTGTCCGGCTTCTTGAACCGCACTGGATTTGGCATCGGCTTTTTGGTCGCCCCGCATGTGCTAGAGGCGTTCTCCCTGCCTGTTATGGTGATGATCTTCCACGGCACGATCATCCTCTCCCTGCTCCTCGGGCTCGGAAATTTGCGTCGGAAAGCGGGCAAGCAGAATCTATCACTCTAA
- a CDS encoding GrpB family protein → MERVQFAEQSSFHQAAERLFAEQKARIISLLPAAQVEHVGSTAVPGSLTKGDLDIQVRVAKADFERAVELLSELYPRNEGNLQTDSFCSFQADQLLLPLGVQLTAFGSEYDFFWKFREVMLANPSYVDQYNQLKRHFQGNEMDAYRIAKHEFFQTLMQSLEFQALTE, encoded by the coding sequence ATGGAACGCGTGCAATTTGCTGAGCAATCGAGCTTCCACCAAGCGGCTGAACGACTGTTTGCCGAACAGAAAGCCCGCATCATCAGCCTGTTGCCTGCCGCTCAAGTCGAACATGTCGGCAGTACGGCCGTACCAGGGTCGCTGACAAAAGGGGACCTCGACATCCAAGTCCGCGTCGCCAAGGCCGATTTTGAACGCGCGGTCGAACTGCTATCTGAGCTGTATCCGCGCAACGAGGGCAATCTCCAAACGGACAGTTTCTGCTCGTTCCAAGCGGATCAACTGCTACTTCCACTCGGCGTCCAACTGACCGCGTTCGGCTCCGAGTACGATTTTTTCTGGAAGTTTCGCGAGGTCATGTTGGCGAATCCAAGCTACGTGGACCAGTACAATCAACTGAAGCGCCATTTTCAAGGAAATGAGATGGACGCCTATCGGATCGCCAAGCACGAATTTTTCCAAACGCTGATGCAGTCACTAGAATTTCAAGCACTGACAGAGTAA
- a CDS encoding MFS transporter gives MFGVLKDRRIQYLLTANIFSSIGSGITMIAVPWLLVNRAGGDQIFGYATLFSTLMLFFASPYIGVLIDRFSRKKTLLAAEYFGLSTVLVFAVWGYLSGHFETWQLVAIHFGGSLYYSIYFPTKFALIQEIFDKEHFRSLNSVLEVQNQFATMVSGGLASLVIDKIFLSHLLVVDAITYLIGTVLILLLPYQAQPKEKDRAKKSFFADIKEGFVYLKTKPLLILYLLSALMPFIGVMMGNYLFPIYVTQTLQSNASVLGLGSTVYAIGAIVAGLTIPYMMNKLNPYKTSIATGLVYAVGVTVTALFPMALIFMAMQFLHGWGNAGIRVARNTVMMEIVPNFLIGRINSFFSAIGMALRVSLLALFTQTIVYTGPTGALYILSAVMITAACGVIASRKLFQSGLVKPAEQSVKKSA, from the coding sequence ATGTTTGGTGTTTTGAAAGACAGACGGATTCAGTATTTGTTGACTGCGAACATCTTCTCATCGATCGGGTCGGGGATCACGATGATCGCGGTGCCGTGGTTGCTCGTCAACCGTGCGGGGGGCGACCAAATCTTTGGATATGCGACGCTGTTTTCAACGCTGATGTTGTTTTTCGCATCGCCGTACATCGGGGTGCTGATCGACCGATTTTCGCGGAAAAAGACGCTCCTCGCGGCAGAGTATTTCGGGTTATCGACCGTGCTGGTCTTCGCGGTGTGGGGCTATCTGAGCGGACACTTTGAGACGTGGCAGTTGGTGGCGATACATTTTGGCGGGTCCCTGTACTATTCGATCTATTTCCCGACCAAATTCGCTTTGATTCAGGAGATTTTCGACAAGGAGCACTTCCGGTCGCTCAACTCGGTGCTTGAGGTGCAAAACCAGTTTGCGACGATGGTTTCCGGTGGTCTGGCCTCGCTTGTGATCGACAAAATCTTTCTATCGCATCTGTTGGTGGTGGATGCGATCACCTATCTGATCGGAACGGTTTTGATCCTGCTGTTGCCGTATCAAGCGCAACCCAAAGAGAAGGATCGGGCAAAGAAATCCTTTTTTGCCGATATTAAAGAGGGCTTCGTTTATCTGAAAACCAAACCGCTGCTCATTCTCTACCTGCTTTCGGCGTTGATGCCGTTTATCGGGGTGATGATGGGGAACTATCTGTTCCCGATCTATGTGACACAGACACTACAGTCGAATGCGTCGGTGCTGGGGCTCGGCAGCACGGTCTACGCGATCGGTGCGATTGTGGCCGGACTGACGATCCCCTATATGATGAACAAGCTAAATCCATACAAAACCTCGATTGCGACCGGACTGGTCTACGCCGTCGGGGTGACGGTGACAGCGCTGTTCCCAATGGCTCTGATCTTCATGGCGATGCAGTTTTTGCACGGATGGGGCAACGCGGGAATTCGGGTGGCGCGCAACACGGTGATGATGGAGATCGTGCCGAACTTTTTGATCGGGCGGATCAACTCGTTTTTCTCCGCAATCGGGATGGCGCTGCGCGTCTCACTGCTCGCCCTGTTCACGCAGACGATCGTCTACACAGGCCCGACTGGGGCGCTCTACATCCTCAGCGCCGTGATGATCACCGCCGCTTGTGGGGTCATCGCCTCGCGCAAACTCTTTCAATCAGGTCTCGTCAAACCGGCCGAGCAATCGGTCAAAAAGAGCGCATAA
- a CDS encoding thiamine pyrophosphate-binding protein — MSEGPIQQSLQAVTMPTKQIMTVAETFVKQLEAWGVRQVYGVAGDTFLDFLDALKRSSLQFVAVKHESTAAFMASAEAKLTGQLGVCVATSGPGMANLLNGLGDAYQDGVAVLAITGQVPTKLIGTDTKQYLDQQVLIEPLAAYSALLTAPEATVELVTKAIHTALERGAVTHLSVPKDLWSRQQMKAIRKRPHLVSGILEFDPQDVERAISIMKSAQQPVVVAGLGAREAAADVKRLCEAWGAGLILSLGAKGMVAESFPQLLGGIGKGGSPQASQLLKKADVILLAGDTWWPEGYVPEQARVIQIDKVIANIGTRFTVELGLVGATGQIVPALVERLQGHEQNEQWLSYVGQSRAKWYAQVEKEASSEGSPVHPARLMRALQNTLAEDALICVDTGDHTVWFNRIFAGSGRQKVLFSGTWRSMGFALPAALACQLTAPDRQVVALVGDGCLGMTLADLSTAVRYNLPITVIVVNNGHLQMEADRQQVGEHTQLGSDLTNPDFVKVAEACGMAGFRVTDSADLDKTLAQALSLPGPVLLDITVSALMFPNTTAQEG; from the coding sequence ATGTCGGAAGGACCGATTCAACAAAGTTTGCAAGCGGTGACGATGCCGACCAAGCAGATTATGACCGTTGCTGAGACATTTGTCAAACAGCTCGAAGCGTGGGGCGTACGACAGGTCTATGGCGTGGCGGGCGATACCTTTTTAGACTTCTTGGATGCGTTGAAACGTTCGTCGCTGCAATTCGTGGCGGTGAAGCATGAATCGACAGCCGCTTTTATGGCATCGGCAGAAGCGAAATTGACAGGCCAGCTCGGCGTCTGTGTGGCGACGTCGGGGCCTGGGATGGCCAATCTGCTCAACGGGCTTGGCGACGCGTATCAAGACGGGGTGGCGGTGCTGGCGATCACTGGGCAGGTGCCGACGAAGTTGATCGGCACCGATACGAAGCAGTATTTGGATCAGCAAGTGTTGATCGAGCCGCTGGCCGCCTATTCTGCGCTGTTGACCGCTCCCGAGGCGACTGTGGAGCTGGTGACCAAAGCGATCCACACCGCACTGGAGCGGGGCGCGGTGACGCACCTGTCCGTGCCGAAAGATCTGTGGAGCAGACAGCAGATGAAAGCGATTCGTAAACGTCCGCATTTGGTCAGTGGCATACTGGAGTTTGATCCACAGGATGTGGAGCGAGCCATATCGATCATGAAAAGCGCCCAGCAGCCGGTGGTGGTCGCAGGTCTGGGTGCGCGGGAAGCGGCTGCAGATGTAAAACGGCTTTGCGAGGCGTGGGGAGCCGGGCTGATCTTGTCGCTCGGGGCGAAAGGGATGGTCGCGGAAAGCTTCCCACAACTGCTCGGCGGCATCGGCAAAGGCGGCAGTCCGCAAGCGTCACAGCTTTTGAAAAAAGCGGACGTGATACTGCTCGCCGGAGATACGTGGTGGCCGGAGGGCTATGTGCCGGAACAGGCGCGAGTGATTCAGATCGACAAGGTGATAGCAAACATCGGCACGCGGTTTACAGTCGAGCTCGGGCTGGTCGGAGCGACGGGACAGATCGTGCCGGCTCTTGTAGAGCGGCTACAGGGGCATGAGCAAAATGAACAGTGGCTGTCCTATGTCGGGCAGTCGCGAGCCAAATGGTATGCACAGGTGGAAAAAGAGGCGAGCAGTGAAGGGTCGCCTGTTCACCCTGCTCGCTTGATGCGGGCGCTGCAAAACACGTTGGCGGAGGATGCGTTGATCTGCGTGGATACAGGGGATCATACGGTGTGGTTCAACCGGATCTTTGCGGGCAGCGGGAGGCAGAAAGTGTTGTTTTCCGGAACGTGGCGCTCGATGGGCTTCGCGTTGCCGGCGGCGCTGGCCTGCCAACTGACCGCGCCAGATCGGCAGGTGGTGGCGCTGGTCGGGGATGGGTGTCTGGGGATGACGTTGGCCGATTTATCGACGGCGGTGCGGTACAATCTGCCGATCACGGTGATCGTGGTCAACAACGGTCACTTGCAGATGGAGGCCGATCGCCAACAGGTCGGGGAGCATACACAGCTAGGCTCAGATCTGACCAACCCCGATTTTGTCAAAGTGGCCGAAGCTTGCGGCATGGCAGGGTTCCGTGTGACCGACTCGGCCGATCTCGACAAAACGCTGGCCCAAGCGCTCTCCCTCCCCGGCCCTGTCCTGCTCGACATCACCGTTTCCGCACTGATGTTTCCCAACACCACTGCGCAGGAAGGGTAG
- a CDS encoding stalk domain-containing protein has product MKRFWVSLIAIVSLLFPGSLFTEQATAVGMALSKVSAPAVMLDGYPLLTDPEPINYDGHVMVPFRPIAEALGIEVFWEHETSTVVANNHGQVLRIQMGNTVAQVGDRVVQLEVAPFISNGRSLIPLRFFSESIGAKVDWKNNTVIIESQQRDLHTMVFYGLGSYAKKGYLPYFDEASFTWSRLDKNGVLTTGESEYRWPESGAEELLQEVKSSGVDTSLMVFSVDEHGELTKLLNDVALQQKFAQDLAAMLVNKGIGGAYLDFEALAPRGASNIADVRAKYAAFVQRVADVLHKKGKKLTVVMAPLEHGWYRGYDYKELAKSADALFIMAYSYVDDRLPQPLNKIDDDIRAAVAAVGPEKLILGINAYSETPRGVQEKIGLAKRYNLQGVGFWILRVFDDPFMDAIDEKLLLRPERNR; this is encoded by the coding sequence ATGAAACGATTTTGGGTGAGTCTGATCGCGATTGTATCGTTGCTGTTTCCGGGAAGTCTGTTCACCGAACAGGCCACAGCGGTGGGCATGGCGCTGAGCAAGGTGAGCGCGCCAGCCGTGATGTTGGACGGGTATCCTCTGTTGACCGATCCGGAACCGATCAACTACGACGGACATGTGATGGTGCCGTTTCGCCCGATCGCAGAAGCGCTCGGCATCGAGGTGTTCTGGGAGCATGAGACTTCGACGGTGGTTGCGAACAATCATGGACAGGTCCTGCGCATTCAGATGGGCAACACGGTCGCACAGGTCGGTGATCGCGTGGTGCAATTGGAGGTGGCGCCGTTTATCTCCAACGGTCGCAGCTTGATCCCGCTGCGCTTTTTCAGTGAGTCGATCGGAGCGAAAGTCGATTGGAAAAATAACACGGTGATCATCGAATCGCAACAGCGCGATTTACATACGATGGTGTTTTACGGGTTGGGCTCGTATGCAAAAAAGGGCTATCTGCCTTATTTTGACGAGGCGTCCTTTACGTGGAGCCGTCTTGACAAGAACGGAGTGCTGACGACGGGGGAGAGCGAATACCGCTGGCCCGAGTCAGGGGCGGAAGAGCTGTTGCAAGAGGTGAAGTCGTCAGGTGTGGACACGTCGCTGATGGTCTTTTCGGTCGATGAGCACGGTGAACTGACCAAACTGCTGAACGATGTCGCCTTGCAACAGAAGTTTGCACAGGATTTGGCCGCCATGTTGGTCAACAAGGGAATCGGCGGCGCGTACCTCGATTTTGAGGCACTGGCTCCGCGGGGGGCTTCGAACATTGCAGACGTGCGGGCGAAGTATGCGGCGTTTGTGCAGCGGGTGGCTGACGTACTGCACAAAAAGGGCAAGAAGCTGACGGTGGTGATGGCACCCTTGGAGCACGGGTGGTACCGCGGTTATGACTACAAGGAGCTGGCCAAGTCGGCCGACGCGCTGTTCATCATGGCGTACTCCTATGTAGACGACAGACTGCCACAGCCGCTTAACAAGATCGACGACGACATTCGCGCCGCTGTAGCTGCGGTCGGGCCGGAGAAGTTGATCTTGGGCATCAATGCGTACAGCGAGACACCTCGCGGGGTGCAGGAGAAGATTGGACTTGCGAAACGCTACAATCTGCAAGGTGTCGGCTTTTGGATCTTGCGCGTGTTCGATGATCCGTTCATGGATGCGATCGATGAAAAGTTGTTGCTCCGACCCGAGCGGAACAGATAA
- a CDS encoding NYN domain-containing protein: MLDNLQGNGLIVTEPNGNRRRPTPSEMVNMLAETIGETAMKSERVWAKHSQLENVAIYVDYDNVYWTLKNSYLHDPDDKNLDKNLFTQLWNTYDRDNVRVFKAFGDFEQIACDMTSLQKKRIQLRHVYANGKKDEHRKNASDIELCLDAIETTYTDPNISCYVFVTADSDMIPIMSRLMYKGKHVELYYVPSAASKQFDITSYAHRAVDLLEFLNIQVKEYKIEDYVTGALEFIENWERKFQENPEVFLGRSWLFMKLREVLAIPESACSQLLEFLETKEYILLDNKKYYDKIKDEHTMKKSYRLAKKGIQCLQDYEKETASSKE; the protein is encoded by the coding sequence TTGCTGGATAACCTGCAAGGGAATGGCCTGATTGTGACCGAACCAAATGGCAACAGACGGCGACCGACCCCCAGCGAAATGGTCAACATGCTGGCCGAGACGATCGGTGAGACCGCGATGAAATCGGAACGAGTTTGGGCAAAACACAGCCAGCTTGAAAATGTGGCGATCTATGTGGACTATGATAATGTCTATTGGACCCTGAAGAACAGCTATCTCCATGATCCGGACGACAAGAATCTGGATAAGAACCTGTTTACACAGCTTTGGAACACGTATGACCGCGACAATGTGCGCGTGTTCAAGGCGTTTGGTGATTTTGAGCAGATCGCTTGTGATATGACATCGCTGCAGAAAAAGCGCATCCAGCTTCGTCACGTCTATGCGAACGGCAAGAAGGATGAGCATCGCAAAAACGCCTCAGACATCGAACTGTGCCTCGATGCGATCGAAACGACCTATACCGACCCGAACATCTCTTGTTACGTGTTTGTCACGGCGGACAGTGACATGATTCCGATCATGAGCCGCCTGATGTACAAAGGGAAACATGTCGAACTGTATTACGTGCCAAGTGCTGCCTCCAAGCAATTCGATATCACTTCCTACGCACATCGCGCCGTCGATCTGTTGGAGTTTTTAAACATTCAGGTCAAAGAGTACAAGATCGAAGACTACGTGACCGGAGCGCTTGAGTTTATCGAAAACTGGGAGCGCAAATTCCAAGAGAATCCGGAAGTGTTCCTTGGTCGTTCCTGGCTGTTCATGAAGCTGCGCGAAGTGCTGGCGATCCCGGAGAGCGCGTGTAGCCAACTGTTGGAGTTCCTGGAAACCAAAGAGTACATCTTGCTGGATAACAAGAAATACTACGATAAAATCAAAGACGAACACACGATGAAAAAGAGTTACCGTCTCGCGAAAAAAGGAATTCAGTGTCTGCAAGATTACGAAAAAGAAACGGCTTCCTCCAAAGAATAA